The following is a genomic window from Lysinibacillus sp. G4S2.
CTGATTTGAAAATATTACCTCCTCTGTATGTCTATAATGCCAACAATGAATACACAGCAGAAGTGAGAGAAATCCTTTATGGAAAAGAACAATAGCCATTATTTTTATGTGCTAGAATGTGCCGATCAATCTTATTACGCAGGCTATACAAATAATGTAGACAGACGTGTTGCTGTACATAATGCTGGTAAGGGAGCAAAATATACAAGAGCACGAGGACCAGTGAAATGTATTTATGTAGAGGAATTCGATACAAAACCAGAGGCAATGCGTGCAGAATATGCTTTTAAACAGTTAACACGAACGCAAAAAATGAAATATATAGGGAGGGATAAGTCATGAAATCTCAAAAAAGTACAATGCACGATCATACAGGTTGTTTATATTTAGTTGCAACACCTATTGGTAACCTAGAGGATATGAGTGTACGTGCGCTACGTATTTTAAAGGAAGCAGATATTATTGCTGCTGAGGATACACGTAATACCAAAAAGCTATGCAACTACTTTGATATAGCAACACCACTGATAAGCTATCATGAACATAATTTAGAGGTGGGAGGAGAAAAGCTATTAGCTTTCTTACGTGAAGGAAAAACAGTTGCATTAGTTAGTGATGCTGGTCTACCTTGTATTTCCGATCCTGGTGCAGATATAGTCGAAAAAGCAATCGAGGAAGACTTTCCAGTTGTGCCGGTGCCAGGTCCTAATGCTGCAATATCAGCATTAATCGCTTCCGGATTAACACCGCAGCCATTTTTCTTTTATGGATTTTTAAATCGAGGAAAAAAGGAACGTCGACAGCAATTAGAGCAACTAAAAAAACGTCAGGAAACCATTTTGTTTTATGAGGCTCCTCACCGTTTAAAGGATACCTTGAAAGATATGGAATCTATTATTGGTAATCGTCGAATCGTATTAGCTCGCGAATTAACTAAAAAATTCGAAGAGTTTTTACGTGGTACGTTGGCCGAAGCAGTGGTATGGTCACAAACAGAGGAAATTCGAGGGGAATTTTGTATTGTCCTTGAAGGAAACGAGAATGCTGAGGAAGAGAATGATGAAGAAGCCTATTGGATGACAATGTCTATTGTTGAACATGTCGATTATATGATTAATCATACAGGTGTTACATCAAAAGAAGCTATAAAAGAAGTAGCAAAACTACGTCAAGTAGCCAAGCGGGAAATCTATAACGAATACCATAGTTAATGTAAAGAAAGAGGTAGCCTTAATAGAGGCACCTCTTTTTTGTTCTATCTATTTAAATAGGTACCCCGTTACCAACAGTTCATGATGACATTTGTTAAGACGCCTGTCATGTACATAAGTTGATCTCCATTCCGGCTGGGTGACTCCTGTTGGCCCAAGCGGTTCATCGAATGCCTCCAGGATCAATCTCACGGGAT
Proteins encoded in this region:
- a CDS encoding GIY-YIG nuclease family protein; amino-acid sequence: MEKNNSHYFYVLECADQSYYAGYTNNVDRRVAVHNAGKGAKYTRARGPVKCIYVEEFDTKPEAMRAEYAFKQLTRTQKMKYIGRDKS
- the rsmI gene encoding 16S rRNA (cytidine(1402)-2'-O)-methyltransferase; this encodes MKSQKSTMHDHTGCLYLVATPIGNLEDMSVRALRILKEADIIAAEDTRNTKKLCNYFDIATPLISYHEHNLEVGGEKLLAFLREGKTVALVSDAGLPCISDPGADIVEKAIEEDFPVVPVPGPNAAISALIASGLTPQPFFFYGFLNRGKKERRQQLEQLKKRQETILFYEAPHRLKDTLKDMESIIGNRRIVLARELTKKFEEFLRGTLAEAVVWSQTEEIRGEFCIVLEGNENAEEENDEEAYWMTMSIVEHVDYMINHTGVTSKEAIKEVAKLRQVAKREIYNEYHS